Proteins encoded within one genomic window of Chitinophaga parva:
- a CDS encoding enoyl-ACP reductase FabI, with the protein MSHNLLKGKKGIIFGALDEKSIAWKTALRCVEEGAEIVLTNAPIALRMGEINKLAELCKAPVIPADVTNMDDLKNLFTKSMEHFGGQVDFVLHSVGMSLNVRKGKHYTDLDYDFFHKTLDISALSLHRVLQTALGMNAISEWGSVVALTYIAAQRVFPDYNDMADAKSLLESIARSFGYQYGVKNKVRINTVSQSPTRTTAGSGVKGFDGFISYAEKMSPLGNASGDQCADYCVTLFSDFTRMVTMQNLFHDGGFSFTGVSASVIEQMEK; encoded by the coding sequence ATGTCTCATAACTTATTAAAAGGAAAAAAAGGTATCATCTTCGGCGCCCTGGATGAAAAGTCTATCGCGTGGAAAACGGCCTTGCGTTGCGTAGAAGAAGGTGCTGAAATCGTATTGACCAATGCCCCGATCGCGCTGCGTATGGGTGAGATCAACAAACTGGCGGAGCTTTGCAAAGCCCCGGTGATCCCCGCAGACGTTACCAATATGGATGACCTGAAGAACCTGTTCACAAAATCCATGGAGCACTTTGGCGGCCAGGTGGACTTTGTGCTGCATTCCGTAGGTATGAGCTTGAACGTGCGTAAAGGCAAACATTACACGGACCTGGATTACGACTTCTTCCACAAAACACTGGATATCTCCGCCCTGTCACTGCACCGTGTGCTGCAGACTGCTTTGGGCATGAATGCCATCAGTGAGTGGGGTTCCGTGGTAGCACTGACCTACATTGCTGCACAGCGCGTGTTCCCGGATTATAATGATATGGCGGATGCCAAGTCCCTGCTGGAATCTATTGCCCGCAGCTTTGGCTACCAGTATGGTGTGAAGAATAAAGTGCGCATCAACACGGTATCACAGTCGCCCACCCGTACCACTGCCGGCAGCGGCGTGAAAGGCTTTGACGGCTTTATCAGTTACGCAGAAAAAATGAGCCCCCTGGGCAATGCTTCCGGCGACCAGTGCGCTGACTACTGCGTAACCCTGTTCTCCGATTTTACCCGCATGGTCACCATGCAGAACCTCTTCCACGATGGCGGTTTCTCCTTCACCGGTGTATCTGCTTCCGTGATTGAACAAATGGAAAAATAA
- a CDS encoding ABC transporter ATP-binding protein gives MLIARNLTKNYSNLPVLKGVDIQVNKGEIVTIVGSSGAGKSTLLHLLGTLDTPTTGQISLMGQEVTRLKGRSLADFRNRNIGFIFQFHHLLPEFTALENVCIPGFIAGVSRKAVRERAAFLLDTLGLSQRYDHKPNALSGGEQQRVAVARALINTPAIVMADEPTGNLDSQNARELHQLFFTLRDQFSQTFVIVTHNEELAPLSDRQLVMKDGKIVDEILSARP, from the coding sequence ATGCTTATAGCCCGCAATTTAACCAAAAATTATTCCAACCTGCCTGTACTGAAAGGTGTTGATATCCAAGTGAATAAGGGGGAAATCGTTACTATTGTCGGCTCTTCAGGCGCAGGGAAAAGTACATTGCTGCATTTACTGGGTACCCTGGATACCCCTACCACCGGGCAGATAAGCCTGATGGGCCAGGAGGTAACCCGGCTGAAGGGCCGGTCCCTGGCGGATTTTCGCAACCGGAACATTGGCTTCATCTTCCAGTTCCACCACCTGCTGCCGGAGTTTACCGCGCTGGAAAACGTGTGCATCCCCGGTTTTATCGCCGGCGTTTCGCGCAAGGCGGTCCGGGAACGGGCTGCTTTCCTGTTGGATACCCTGGGGCTTTCCCAGCGCTATGACCACAAGCCCAATGCCCTTTCCGGCGGGGAGCAGCAGCGCGTGGCAGTGGCCCGCGCCCTCATCAACACCCCGGCCATCGTGATGGCGGATGAGCCCACGGGCAACCTGGACTCGCAGAATGCAAGGGAACTGCACCAACTGTTCTTCACCCTGCGCGACCAGTTTAGCCAGACCTTTGTGATCGTGACCCACAATGAAGAACTGGCCCCGCTCAGTGACCGCCAACTGGTCATGAAAGATGGTAAGATCGTAGACGAGATCCTCTCAGCCCGCCCGTAA
- a CDS encoding tetratricopeptide repeat protein, protein MRLFVTVFLCLLPFFSFAAEKVFDFNARCQQAYDAVMQLRMNDAKALLDAEKQEHPDNLIPYYIDNYRDFFPLFFNEDPALYNASKGHRSERLDLMAAGPSSSPYYLFTQAAIRFQWAFVKLKFGEKWDAVWDIRKAYVMLKDNQRRFPGFTPNSLLLGAMQAVFGTIPDGYKWITNILGMRGNIQQGMAMVQRFVSSTDPNAQLFKEESYYYYCYLKVFIENKPDEAFAFMQQRQLDTRNNFLFALMVANLSMNNQRADMGIRVLENRDDHASYLELPYTNYLMGVMKLERQDTDAAAYLEKFVTQFKGKFYVKEAYQRLSWAYLLQGRMDQAKRYREAVLTHGNTETDADKQAQKDAKSGHWPHPALLKARLLSDGGFFNEAMKVLLTVHAADFPAMEDKLEYAYRMGRVLDEMGQEDKAIAMYTATIRVGANRPEYYAARAALQMGYIYERRNDKSKAAECYRTCISMPDHDYKNSLDHRAKAGLERLGMD, encoded by the coding sequence ATGCGATTATTTGTGACCGTTTTCCTTTGTTTACTGCCTTTCTTCTCCTTTGCAGCGGAGAAAGTATTTGACTTCAACGCCCGCTGCCAGCAGGCATATGATGCGGTGATGCAGCTGCGTATGAATGACGCCAAAGCCTTGCTGGATGCGGAAAAGCAGGAACATCCTGATAACCTCATTCCTTACTACATTGATAACTACCGCGACTTTTTCCCCTTATTCTTCAATGAAGATCCTGCACTGTACAATGCATCCAAAGGCCACCGCAGTGAGCGGCTGGACCTGATGGCTGCCGGGCCTTCCAGCTCTCCTTATTATTTGTTTACACAGGCGGCTATCCGCTTCCAGTGGGCCTTTGTGAAGCTGAAGTTTGGTGAGAAGTGGGATGCGGTTTGGGATATACGCAAAGCCTACGTGATGCTGAAAGACAACCAGCGCAGGTTTCCCGGTTTTACACCCAATAGCTTGCTGCTGGGTGCTATGCAGGCGGTGTTTGGCACCATTCCCGACGGGTACAAATGGATCACGAATATCCTGGGCATGCGCGGTAATATACAACAGGGCATGGCCATGGTGCAGCGGTTTGTGAGCAGTACAGATCCCAATGCACAACTGTTCAAAGAAGAATCCTACTACTATTATTGCTACCTCAAAGTATTCATTGAAAACAAGCCGGACGAGGCGTTTGCCTTCATGCAGCAACGGCAGCTGGATACGCGCAACAACTTCCTGTTTGCCCTCATGGTGGCCAATCTTTCTATGAACAACCAGCGGGCGGATATGGGCATCCGGGTGCTGGAAAACCGGGATGACCACGCCAGCTACCTGGAACTGCCTTACACCAATTATCTCATGGGCGTCATGAAACTGGAGCGCCAGGATACGGATGCAGCGGCATACCTGGAGAAGTTCGTCACCCAGTTCAAAGGGAAATTCTATGTGAAAGAAGCTTACCAGCGCCTCAGCTGGGCCTACCTGCTGCAAGGCCGTATGGACCAGGCAAAGCGCTACCGGGAAGCAGTGCTCACGCATGGCAATACGGAAACCGATGCAGACAAACAGGCACAGAAGGATGCAAAGTCCGGTCACTGGCCGCACCCGGCCCTGCTCAAAGCCCGCCTGCTCAGCGATGGCGGCTTTTTCAACGAAGCCATGAAAGTGTTGCTGACCGTGCATGCGGCCGACTTTCCGGCCATGGAGGACAAGCTGGAATATGCATACCGCATGGGCCGTGTGCTGGATGAAATGGGGCAGGAGGACAAAGCCATTGCCATGTATACCGCCACCATCCGTGTGGGTGCAAACCGGCCGGAATACTACGCGGCGCGGGCGGCCCTGCAAATGGGCTATATCTACGAGCGGCGCAATGATAAGAGCAAGGCGGCGGAGTGCTACCGCACCTGCATATCCATGCCGGACCATGATTATAAAAATTCGCTGGACCACCGCGCCAAAGCAGGTTTGGAGCGCCTTGGCATGGATTAG
- a CDS encoding Nif3-like dinuclear metal center hexameric protein — MKIREIINTIAAFAPPSLQEGYDNAGLIFGNPDWEVSNVLLTLDATEDVIREAVDKGCNLVVAHHPIVFGGLKKINGNSYVERVAILAIKHDIAVYAAHTNLDNVLAGVNARMAEQLALRDCRILDPKPSLLKKLYTFVPMAQLEQVRAAVFAAGAGHIGHYSECSFQADGQGTFKGDDSTSPFVGQPGLRHTEPEAKLEVVLPRYLEGAVVKALLAAHPYEEVAYDLVSLDNSWGEAGAGMVGWLPEPMDEMAFLHLVKEQFRTGCVRYTPLRGKPVHKVALCGGAGSFLLKKAIAAGADAYISADFKYHEFFDADNQLVIADVGHFESEQFTVELFYHILTQNFRNFAPLKSSIRTNPVNYL; from the coding sequence ATGAAGATCAGGGAAATCATCAACACCATCGCGGCTTTTGCGCCGCCGTCGCTGCAGGAGGGGTACGATAATGCGGGGCTTATTTTCGGGAACCCGGACTGGGAGGTCTCCAACGTGCTGCTCACGCTGGATGCCACGGAAGACGTGATCCGGGAGGCGGTAGACAAGGGCTGTAACCTGGTGGTGGCCCACCATCCCATCGTGTTTGGCGGGCTGAAAAAGATCAATGGCAATAGCTACGTGGAGCGGGTGGCCATCCTGGCTATCAAGCATGACATAGCCGTGTATGCGGCACATACAAACCTGGACAATGTGCTGGCCGGGGTCAATGCCCGCATGGCGGAGCAGCTGGCCCTCCGGGATTGCCGCATCCTGGATCCCAAGCCTTCCCTGCTTAAAAAGTTGTACACTTTTGTGCCCATGGCCCAGTTGGAGCAGGTGCGGGCGGCGGTATTCGCCGCAGGCGCAGGCCACATCGGGCATTACAGCGAGTGCAGTTTCCAGGCCGATGGCCAGGGCACTTTTAAGGGCGATGACAGTACCAGCCCCTTCGTGGGCCAGCCCGGCCTCCGGCATACGGAGCCGGAGGCCAAACTGGAAGTGGTACTGCCCCGCTACCTGGAAGGCGCCGTGGTAAAGGCTTTGCTGGCTGCCCACCCTTATGAGGAAGTGGCGTACGACCTCGTATCGCTGGATAACAGCTGGGGCGAGGCGGGCGCCGGCATGGTAGGCTGGCTGCCGGAACCCATGGACGAGATGGCTTTCCTGCACTTGGTGAAGGAGCAGTTCAGGACCGGCTGTGTGCGCTACACTCCCCTCCGGGGCAAGCCCGTGCACAAGGTGGCCCTGTGCGGCGGGGCCGGCAGCTTCCTGCTGAAGAAGGCCATTGCCGCGGGCGCGGATGCCTATATCTCCGCCGATTTTAAATACCATGAATTTTTTGATGCTGATAATCAGCTAGTTATTGCTGATGTAGGGCATTTTGAGAGCGAGCAGTTTACAGTGGAATTATTTTATCATATATTAACACAGAATTTCCGTAATTTTGCGCCTCTTAAATCTAGCATTCGTACAAACCCGGTAAATTATTTATAA
- a CDS encoding DUF2795 domain-containing protein, translating to MYWTLELASYLEDAPWPATKDELIDYAIRSGAPIEVIENLQELEDEGEIYEGIEDIWSDYPSQDDFFFNEDEY from the coding sequence ATGTACTGGACACTTGAATTAGCTTCATACCTGGAGGACGCTCCCTGGCCAGCTACGAAGGACGAACTTATTGATTATGCCATCCGCTCCGGTGCGCCCATCGAAGTTATCGAAAACCTGCAGGAGCTGGAGGATGAAGGCGAGATCTACGAAGGCATTGAAGACATCTGGTCTGACTATCCTTCCCAGGACGACTTCTTCTTTAACGAAGATGAGTATTGA
- a CDS encoding zinc ribbon domain-containing protein codes for MATVKEFSVEEKLSSVLRLQKIDSKLDGIQVLKGELPIEVKDLEDEIAGLNTRLHHIEDEVAGMQDFITSKRNAIKESEALIKKYEKQQDNVKNSREFEAITKEVEMQQLEIKLSEKHIKDANEEIRDKGRVLENARKAIADKETNLKHKKGELEKIVAETEKEENAIRKESEEARTKVEPRLLAAYEKIRTNYRNGLAVVTVSRDACGGCFNAIPPQRQAEIRQRKKIIVCEHCGRILVDNDLEASVTI; via the coding sequence ATGGCTACTGTAAAAGAATTCTCCGTAGAAGAAAAATTATCCTCTGTGCTGCGGTTACAGAAGATCGATTCCAAACTGGATGGGATCCAGGTGCTGAAGGGTGAGTTGCCAATTGAAGTAAAAGACCTGGAAGACGAGATCGCAGGATTGAACACCCGCCTCCACCACATTGAAGACGAAGTGGCCGGCATGCAGGACTTCATTACCAGCAAAAGGAACGCGATCAAGGAATCAGAAGCCCTGATCAAGAAATACGAGAAGCAGCAGGACAACGTGAAGAACAGTCGCGAGTTTGAAGCCATCACCAAAGAGGTGGAAATGCAGCAGCTGGAAATCAAACTGTCTGAAAAGCATATCAAGGACGCCAACGAAGAGATCCGTGACAAGGGCCGTGTCCTGGAAAACGCCCGCAAAGCGATTGCTGACAAGGAAACGAACCTGAAGCACAAAAAGGGCGAACTGGAAAAGATCGTAGCCGAAACAGAGAAGGAAGAAAACGCCATCCGCAAGGAAAGCGAAGAAGCCCGTACCAAGGTGGAGCCCCGCCTGCTGGCCGCTTACGAAAAGATCCGCACCAATTACCGCAACGGCCTGGCCGTAGTGACCGTATCCCGCGATGCCTGCGGCGGTTGCTTTAACGCCATCCCGCCCCAGCGCCAGGCTGAGATCCGCCAGCGCAAAAAGATCATCGTTTGCGAGCATTGCGGACGTATCCTGGTAGACAACGACCTGGAAGCATCTGTTACTATTTAA
- the gatC gene encoding Asp-tRNA(Asn)/Glu-tRNA(Gln) amidotransferase subunit GatC, which produces MEVNDALVQQLATLSRLEFSPEESTAIQQDLQRMITFVEKLSTLDTTGVAPLLHMTEDANVLREDKVVPSISRETALQNAPAANDQYFKVPKVIKK; this is translated from the coding sequence ATGGAAGTAAACGATGCACTGGTACAGCAGCTGGCCACTCTTTCCCGCCTGGAGTTCAGCCCGGAGGAAAGTACCGCCATCCAGCAGGACCTGCAACGCATGATCACCTTTGTAGAAAAACTCAGCACACTCGATACCACTGGCGTAGCACCCCTCCTCCATATGACGGAAGATGCGAATGTACTGCGGGAAGACAAAGTAGTTCCCTCCATCAGCCGTGAAACTGCACTGCAGAATGCACCGGCGGCCAACGATCAATATTTCAAAGTACCCAAAGTAATCAAGAAATAA
- the recN gene encoding DNA repair protein RecN: MLQRLTIQNYAIIENLEVDFSGHFNVITGETGAGKSILLGALSLILGERADPQVLFDKQNKCVIEGSFNIEAAQVADFFAKHELDLEPQLLIRREISIAGKSRAFINDTPVNLGQLAELSNMLVDLHQQFDTLELSSAAFQREVVDALAGNASRVQAYRARYAQYSQVLKELTQLIAQRDQANKELDYNKFLLDELLDANFTEGEVEAADAELKLLSHSEEIKNTLSRIYFQLREDEQPVVQQLKQLQSSLQSLAAFHTAVPALADRMQSTYLELQDIAQEVSRLNDQVNYDGERIALLNERLALGYRLFKKHSVTDTNGLLAVQQQLDQSLQGVLNLDERIATLEQQRDELHARLQAAADEISQHRQAMAAPFEGKVNALLAQVGMPNARLKVGLTQGPLQPYGQDVIDLLFDANRSNNFAPVGKVASGGELSRLMLCIKSLVAKSVHLPTLIFDEIDTGISGEAARQVGIIMKELAADHQVICITHQPQIAGKADTHYFVYKNAGAARVTTGVKILTQEERIHSIAQMLSGERPTAAALENAREMVLG, from the coding sequence ATGCTACAACGTTTAACGATCCAGAACTACGCCATCATTGAAAACCTGGAAGTGGATTTCTCCGGGCATTTCAACGTGATCACCGGGGAAACCGGTGCCGGTAAGTCCATCCTGCTGGGCGCGCTCTCCCTGATCCTGGGCGAAAGGGCCGACCCGCAGGTGCTGTTTGATAAGCAGAACAAATGCGTGATCGAAGGCAGCTTTAACATTGAGGCGGCACAGGTGGCGGATTTCTTTGCCAAACATGAACTGGACCTGGAGCCGCAATTACTTATCCGCCGCGAGATCAGCATTGCAGGTAAAAGCCGTGCATTCATCAACGATACACCGGTGAACCTGGGCCAACTGGCAGAACTGAGCAACATGCTGGTAGACCTGCACCAGCAGTTTGATACGCTGGAACTAAGCAGCGCCGCCTTTCAACGGGAAGTGGTGGATGCCCTGGCGGGCAATGCCAGCCGTGTGCAGGCCTACCGTGCCCGCTACGCGCAATACAGCCAGGTGCTCAAAGAACTTACCCAGCTGATAGCGCAGCGCGACCAGGCCAATAAAGAACTTGATTACAATAAATTCCTGCTGGATGAGCTGCTGGACGCCAATTTTACCGAAGGGGAAGTGGAAGCCGCCGATGCAGAACTGAAGCTGCTCAGCCATAGCGAGGAAATAAAAAATACCCTGAGCCGCATTTACTTCCAGCTCCGGGAAGACGAGCAACCGGTGGTACAGCAGCTCAAGCAGCTGCAATCGTCGCTGCAAAGCCTGGCCGCATTTCATACTGCGGTGCCGGCCCTGGCGGATCGCATGCAAAGCACCTACCTGGAATTGCAGGACATTGCCCAGGAAGTATCCCGCCTCAATGACCAGGTGAACTACGACGGGGAACGCATTGCCCTGCTGAATGAAAGGCTGGCGCTGGGTTACCGCCTTTTCAAAAAACACAGCGTAACAGATACCAACGGTCTGCTGGCCGTGCAGCAACAACTGGATCAAAGCCTGCAGGGCGTGTTGAACCTGGATGAGCGCATTGCCACGCTGGAGCAGCAGCGCGATGAGCTGCATGCCCGGTTACAGGCCGCCGCCGATGAGATCAGCCAGCATAGACAAGCCATGGCAGCGCCTTTTGAAGGAAAGGTAAATGCCCTGCTGGCGCAGGTGGGCATGCCCAATGCACGCCTCAAAGTGGGCCTTACACAAGGCCCGCTGCAACCTTACGGGCAGGATGTGATAGACCTGCTCTTTGATGCAAACCGCAGCAACAACTTTGCGCCGGTAGGCAAAGTGGCTTCCGGCGGGGAGCTGAGCCGCCTGATGCTTTGTATCAAGTCACTGGTGGCCAAGTCCGTGCACCTGCCCACGCTGATCTTTGATGAAATTGACACCGGCATTTCCGGCGAAGCCGCCCGCCAGGTTGGCATCATTATGAAAGAGCTGGCAGCAGACCACCAGGTGATCTGCATTACCCACCAGCCCCAGATAGCCGGCAAAGCAGATACCCACTACTTCGTATACAAGAATGCCGGTGCAGCCCGCGTAACCACCGGTGTAAAAATACTTACACAGGAAGAGCGTATCCACAGCATTGCACAAATGCTGAGTGGTGAACGGCCTACGGCTGCCGCGCTGGAAAATGCCCGTGAAATGGTGCTGGGTTAG
- a CDS encoding cob(I)yrinic acid a,c-diamide adenosyltransferase, which yields MAFKIYTKTGDKGKTALIGGTRVSKSHVRIDAYGTVDELNSFLGLVIDYQTSPAIKDLVQTIQDRLFVVGAALACDPEKEKKMSIPDLHAADIEQLEKAIDEMNEVLPPMKYFILPGGHVAISTCHLARTVCRRAERLCVALQEEGQELVPEILQYLNRLSDYLFVLARYTGLQLGVAEIPWRPRKANEE from the coding sequence ATGGCATTTAAGATCTACACCAAAACCGGCGACAAGGGCAAAACCGCCCTCATAGGCGGCACCCGGGTGTCCAAAAGCCATGTCCGCATAGACGCCTATGGCACCGTGGACGAACTCAATTCCTTCCTTGGCCTGGTGATCGACTACCAGACCAGCCCCGCCATTAAGGACCTGGTGCAGACCATCCAGGACCGCCTTTTTGTAGTAGGCGCCGCCCTGGCCTGCGACCCGGAAAAGGAAAAGAAAATGAGCATTCCTGACCTGCATGCAGCAGACATTGAGCAGCTGGAAAAGGCCATCGATGAAATGAATGAAGTACTGCCGCCCATGAAATACTTCATCCTCCCGGGCGGGCATGTGGCCATCTCCACCTGCCACCTGGCCCGTACCGTATGCCGCCGCGCAGAGCGCCTGTGCGTGGCACTCCAGGAAGAAGGACAGGAACTGGTGCCGGAAATACTGCAATACCTGAACCGTCTCAGCGATTATCTTTTTGTGCTGGCACGCTACACCGGCTTACAGCTGGGTGTTGCAGAAATTCCATGGAGGCCCAGGAAAGCAAACGAGGAATAA
- a CDS encoding ABC transporter ATP-binding protein produces the protein MAPAVIHLEDIRKSYITGKQALPVLKGVSLEIRKNEYVALMGPSGSGKSTLMNILGCLDTPTGGRYVLSGQDVSQMEENDLATVRNKQIGFVFQQFNLMPRLTAWENVAVPLIYAGIALPERKERAMAMLEKVGLSERAKHKPNELSGGQSQRVAIARALINNPSLILADEPTGNLDTKTSIEIMDIFGSLQATGNTVVLVTHEEDIAAHAHRVVRLRDGVIESDRVNERIIV, from the coding sequence ATGGCTCCTGCTGTTATCCACCTGGAAGATATCCGGAAAAGCTATATCACCGGCAAACAAGCCCTGCCCGTGCTCAAAGGCGTATCCCTGGAGATCCGTAAGAATGAATACGTAGCCCTCATGGGCCCCTCCGGTTCCGGCAAATCCACGCTGATGAACATACTTGGATGCCTGGACACGCCCACCGGCGGACGTTACGTGCTGAGTGGACAGGATGTGAGCCAGATGGAAGAAAATGACCTTGCCACCGTACGTAATAAGCAGATCGGCTTCGTGTTCCAGCAGTTCAACCTCATGCCCCGCCTTACCGCGTGGGAAAATGTAGCCGTACCCCTTATCTACGCCGGCATAGCCCTGCCGGAAAGAAAGGAGCGCGCCATGGCCATGCTGGAAAAAGTAGGCCTGTCCGAACGCGCCAAACACAAGCCCAACGAGCTTTCCGGTGGCCAATCGCAACGCGTGGCCATCGCCCGCGCCCTCATTAATAACCCTTCCCTGATCCTGGCAGACGAACCTACGGGTAACCTGGATACCAAGACCTCCATCGAGATCATGGACATCTTTGGCAGCCTGCAGGCCACCGGCAATACGGTGGTACTGGTAACACACGAAGAAGACATTGCCGCCCACGCCCACCGCGTAGTGCGCCTGCGCGACGGCGTGATCGAGTCTGACCGGGTCAATGAAAGGATCATCGTTTAA
- a CDS encoding carboxypeptidase M32, with product MSNTQALYDDFKAKMQKITDVRMATAVLGWDQETYLPEKGAGFRGQQITTLSSIAHELSTEKALGDLLRELHQRHDLDAVPKRNVDLALEDYEKHLKYPAPFVAALSQATNASYHAWIKARKANDYQLFAPELANMISLKKQEADLLGYTGHPYNALLDEYEKGATVAMLDTIFGEVKTALTPLLQQIAGRPQVDKSVLFKTYPRDKQWAFGMDLLAAMGYDLEAGRQDLSEHPFTTSFSPEDVRVTTRVDENDFGNMTWSCIHEGGHALYEQGLPASQYGLPCGEAASLGIHESQSRLWENNIGRSQAFWEHHYPLLQALFPENLQDVPLTAFYHAINQVQPSLVRTEADELTYHSHVMIRYEIEKALLEGSLDTKDLSAVWNQHYQQFLGVKVPDDVQGVLQDIHWSHGSFGYFPTYSLGSFYAAQFMAAAQQQVPGLDAGIRAGNYTGLLQWLRREIHAHGRFYTSNELCKKVTGAELQFSYFLDYAKAKYGEIYKF from the coding sequence ATGTCCAACACACAGGCCCTCTACGACGATTTCAAAGCCAAAATGCAAAAGATCACAGATGTGCGCATGGCCACGGCCGTGCTGGGCTGGGACCAGGAAACCTATCTGCCGGAAAAGGGGGCGGGCTTCCGCGGACAGCAGATCACTACCCTGTCGTCCATTGCGCATGAACTGAGCACTGAAAAAGCCCTGGGCGACCTGCTGCGCGAACTGCACCAGCGCCATGACCTGGACGCGGTGCCCAAACGCAACGTGGACCTGGCCCTGGAAGATTATGAAAAACACCTGAAATACCCGGCGCCCTTTGTGGCGGCCCTGAGCCAGGCCACCAATGCCAGCTACCACGCCTGGATAAAGGCCCGCAAGGCCAACGATTACCAGCTTTTTGCCCCCGAACTGGCCAACATGATCTCCCTGAAAAAACAGGAAGCAGACCTGCTGGGCTACACCGGTCATCCTTACAATGCCCTGCTGGATGAATATGAAAAAGGCGCCACGGTAGCCATGCTGGACACCATTTTCGGGGAAGTGAAAACCGCCCTTACACCGCTGCTGCAGCAGATCGCGGGCCGGCCCCAGGTGGATAAATCCGTATTGTTCAAAACCTATCCCCGCGATAAACAATGGGCCTTTGGAATGGACCTGCTGGCCGCCATGGGCTATGACCTGGAAGCAGGCCGCCAGGACCTTTCCGAGCATCCCTTTACTACCAGCTTCAGCCCGGAAGATGTGCGTGTAACCACCCGCGTGGATGAAAATGATTTTGGCAACATGACCTGGAGCTGCATCCACGAAGGGGGCCATGCCCTCTACGAGCAGGGGCTGCCTGCCAGCCAGTATGGCCTGCCCTGCGGGGAAGCCGCCAGCCTGGGCATCCATGAATCACAATCGCGCCTGTGGGAGAACAACATTGGCCGCAGCCAGGCATTCTGGGAGCACCACTACCCGTTGCTCCAGGCCCTCTTCCCGGAAAACCTGCAGGACGTGCCCCTCACGGCGTTTTACCATGCCATCAACCAGGTGCAGCCTTCCCTGGTGCGCACGGAGGCCGATGAGCTGACCTATCACTCGCACGTAATGATCCGTTATGAAATTGAAAAGGCCCTGCTGGAGGGCAGCCTGGATACCAAAGACCTTTCTGCGGTATGGAACCAGCACTACCAGCAGTTCCTGGGCGTAAAAGTGCCGGACGATGTACAGGGCGTGCTGCAGGATATTCACTGGTCGCATGGCAGCTTTGGCTACTTCCCCACCTACTCCCTGGGCAGCTTTTATGCCGCCCAGTTCATGGCCGCCGCCCAGCAGCAGGTGCCGGGCCTGGATGCCGGCATCCGGGCTGGTAACTATACCGGCCTTTTACAGTGGCTGCGCAGGGAAATACACGCCCATGGCCGGTTTTACACCTCCAATGAACTGTGTAAAAAAGTAACCGGCGCAGAATTACAGTTCAGCTATTTCCTGGATTATGCCAAAGCGAAGTACGGGGAGATCTACAAATTTTAG